A single region of the Oncorhynchus keta strain PuntledgeMale-10-30-2019 chromosome 4, Oket_V2, whole genome shotgun sequence genome encodes:
- the LOC118381600 gene encoding NEDD4 family-interacting protein 1-like, with amino-acid sequence MAEQISKVRYQELVNEEEPAAAQPPQEEPAAVLDAPPPYSSISAANAAFFDYKEDAGRFPNPPSYNVATTLPSYDEAERTKAETGVPLVPGRVVEDEFDDADQLRIGNDGIFMLTFFMAFLFNWIGFFLSFCLTTSAAGRYGAISGFGLSLIKWVLIVRFSTYFPGYFDGQYWLWWVFLALGFMLFVRGFVNYSRVRKMADPTYATLPRTRVLFIY; translated from the exons ATGGCCGAGCAAATCAGCAAAGTTAGATATCAGGAG CTGGTGAATGAGGAGGAGCCAGCAGCAGCTCAACCCCCTCAGGAGGAGCCAGCAGCTGTCCTGGATGCCCCTCCCCCCTACAGCAGCATCTCAGCTGCCAACGCGG CGTTCTTCGACTACAAGGAGGATGCAGGCAGGTTCCCCAACCCCCCGTCCTACAACGTGGCTACCACACTGCCCTCCTATGATGAAGCAGAGAGGACCAAAGCGGAGACCGGTGTCCCTCTGGTCCCTGGCAGAGTCgtg GAGGATGAATTTGACGATGCTGACCAGCTGCGCATAGGGAATGATGGCATCTTTATGCTCACCTTCTTCA tgGCATTCCTGTTCAACTGGATCGGTTTCTTCCTGTCCTTCTGTCTGACCACTTCTGCAGCCGGCCGCTACGGCGCCATCTCTGGGTTTGGCCTGTCTCTCATCAAATGGGTTCTCATAGTCCGG TTTTCCACCTATTTCCCCGGCTACTTTGATGGTCAGTACTGGTTGTGGTGGGTGTTCCTGGCTTTGG GCTTCATGCTGTTCGTCAGAGGGTTCGTCAACTACTCCCGGGTTCGCAAAATGGCCGACCCTACTTACGCCACACTGCCCCGAACGAGAGTCCTGTTCATCTACTGA
- the LOC118381676 gene encoding glucosamine-6-phosphate isomerase 1-like, which translates to MKLIILNDYDQVGEWAAKYIRNKILCFNPGPDRFFILGLPTGGTPLGCYKKLIEFYKKGEISFKYVKTFNMDEYVGIPRDHPESYHSFMWNNLFKHIDIKSENTHILDGNAANLVEECDSFEEKIKAAGGIDLFVGGIGPDGHIAFNEPGSSLLSRTRVKTLAQDTILANARFFDGDLSKVPTMALTVGVATVMDAREVMILITGVHKAFALYKAIEEGVNHMWTVSAFQQHPQTVFVCDEDATLELRVKTVKYFQGMMHVHNKLVDPLPPKEDEGVVKTSGNLQ; encoded by the exons ATGAAGCTGATCATCCTGAATGATTATGACCAAGTTGGTGAGTGGGCTGCCAAGTACATCAGGAATAAAATCCTTTGCTTCAACCCTGGACCAGACAGATTCTTCATTCTAGGACTCCCCACAG GAGGTACTCCTCTGGGATGCTATAAGAAGCTGATTGAGTTTTATAAGAAAGGAGAGATCTCTTTCAAGTATGTCAAAACGTTCAACATGGACGAGTATGTGG GTATTCCTAGGGATCATCCAGAGAGCTACCATTCCTTCATGTGGAATAATCTCTTCAAGCACATTGACATCAAATCGGAGAACACCCATATTCTGGATGGCAACGCTGCCAACCTTGTAGAGGAGTGTGATTCCTTTGAGGAGAAGATCAAAGCAGCTGGAGGAATTGACCTCTTTGTTGGAG GTATTGGACCGGATGGCCACATTGCCTTCAACGAGCCAGGCTCCAGTCTATTGTCCAGGACCAGAGTGAAGACCCTGGCTCAGGACACCATCCTGGCCAACGCACGCTTCTTTGACGGAGATCTGTCTAAAGTACCCACCATGGCTCTGACTGTGGGAGTGGCCACTGTCATGGACGCCAGAGAG GTCATGATTCTCATCACGGGAGTACACAAAGCGTTTGCCCTGTACAAGGCCATAGAGGAAGGGGTGAACCACATGTGGACGGTGTCGGCCTTTCAGCAGCACCCtcagactgtgtttgtgtgtgacgaGGATGCTACCCTGGAACTGAGGGTTAAAACTGTCAAGTACTTCCAAG GGATGATGCATGTGCACAACAAGTTGGTGGATCCACTGCCTCCCAAAGAAGACGAGGGCGTTGTAAAAACATCCGGAAACCTGCAATAA